The Streptomyces cynarae genome contains a region encoding:
- a CDS encoding metal-sensitive transcriptional regulator, translating to MELDLAGAELRSVLNRLRRAQGQISGVIRMIEEGRDCEEVITQLAAASRALDRAGFAVIATGLQRCLADSGSGDGSGEDREQMRARLEKLFLSLA from the coding sequence GTGGAACTTGATCTGGCGGGTGCGGAGCTGCGGTCGGTGCTGAACCGGCTGCGCCGGGCGCAAGGTCAGATATCCGGAGTGATCCGGATGATCGAAGAGGGCCGCGACTGCGAGGAGGTCATCACCCAACTCGCGGCCGCATCCCGCGCGCTTGACCGGGCCGGGTTCGCCGTCATCGCCACCGGTCTCCAGCGGTGCCTCGCGGACTCCGGCAGTGGTGACGGGTCCGGTGAGGACCGTGAACAGATGCGTGCCCGACTGGAGAAGCTCTTCCTCTCGCTGGCCTGA
- a CDS encoding rhodanese-like domain-containing protein: MTTPTTIDARQARSRLQELTVIDVRTPGEYAGGHIPGALNIPLDQLDRALPDIRTAAQRGEVLVVCASGARSENACRRLADAGIHTATLAGGTGAWAAQGHDLHRPEGSTNATWGMERQVRLTAGSVVLLGLALGEFVHPAFLLLSAGIAGGLVFSAVTNTCGMAAMLAKLPYNRPRKADLEATLARLRAN; this comes from the coding sequence ATGACCACCCCCACCACCATCGACGCCCGCCAGGCCCGCAGCCGCCTGCAGGAACTCACCGTGATTGACGTCCGCACCCCGGGCGAGTATGCCGGCGGCCATATACCCGGCGCCCTGAACATCCCTCTGGACCAGCTCGACCGGGCACTACCGGACATCCGCACCGCCGCCCAGCGCGGCGAGGTTCTCGTCGTCTGCGCCTCTGGCGCCCGCTCCGAGAACGCGTGCCGCAGACTCGCGGATGCAGGCATCCACACCGCCACACTCGCAGGCGGCACCGGCGCCTGGGCCGCCCAGGGCCATGACCTGCACCGGCCCGAGGGAAGCACGAACGCGACCTGGGGTATGGAACGCCAGGTCCGCCTCACCGCCGGCTCGGTCGTCCTGCTCGGCCTGGCACTGGGCGAGTTCGTTCACCCTGCCTTCCTGCTGCTGTCCGCCGGCATCGCCGGCGGGCTCGTCTTCTCGGCCGTGACCAACACCTGCGGCATGGCCGCCATGCTCGCCAAGCTCCCGTACAACCGGCCTCGCAAGGCCGACCTCGAGGCGACGCTGGCACGGCTGCGCGCCAACTGA
- a CDS encoding patatin-like phospholipase family protein — translation MSRPLTVRTVVLQHSQGCGSLPVQSHWTSHGTGQDPARLATVTVRRSANASSAPHRPDPAVTRAVFAVLGEAGLDPADARRRVGRIALETVDAEAENQLIAQRAALIAADSWPRRPLLIPAVDAESGEPTVWDATAGVPLVRAVAASSTFPGIEPPVTVDGRRYLDGALRAGTNTDLAADPRTVVVVDPLAHHHPHPTPDGAHILAPDPAAVRLIDAEQSDPETWKTAYQAGRTQARAAAEELRAHWRPASAQG, via the coding sequence ATGTCCCGTCCGCTCACGGTGAGGACGGTGGTCCTTCAGCACAGCCAGGGCTGTGGGTCTCTTCCCGTACAGAGCCACTGGACCAGTCATGGAACCGGCCAGGACCCCGCCCGCCTCGCCACCGTCACCGTCCGGCGCTCCGCCAACGCTTCGTCCGCGCCGCACCGCCCCGACCCGGCAGTGACGCGCGCGGTGTTCGCCGTCCTCGGCGAGGCGGGCCTGGACCCTGCCGACGCCCGCCGCCGGGTGGGCCGCATCGCCCTGGAAACGGTCGACGCGGAGGCGGAGAACCAGCTGATCGCCCAGCGCGCCGCACTGATCGCCGCCGACAGCTGGCCGCGACGCCCTCTGCTGATCCCGGCCGTCGACGCCGAGAGCGGCGAGCCGACCGTGTGGGACGCCACCGCCGGCGTCCCACTGGTTCGCGCGGTCGCCGCGTCCAGCACGTTCCCCGGAATTGAGCCCCCTGTCACCGTCGACGGCCGCCGCTACCTGGACGGCGCCTTGCGAGCCGGCACCAACACCGACCTGGCGGCTGATCCCCGCACGGTGGTGGTGGTCGACCCGCTCGCCCACCACCACCCACACCCCACACCCGACGGCGCCCACATCCTGGCCCCCGATCCCGCCGCCGTGCGCCTCATCGACGCCGAGCAGAGCGACCCTGAAACGTGGAAGACGGCCTACCAGGCAGGCCGGACCCAGGCCCGCGCGGCAGCCGAAGAACTACGCGCGCACTGGCGGCCAGCCTCGGCTCAAGGCTGA
- a CDS encoding SMI1/KNR4 family protein, translating to MNTHVHWSGVRERVIAVEEAERRSRGRGPSRYPTFEAVLTPAEIAEVEAQFGVALPDDYRTFLAEVGAGGPGPAFELTSLRRIDGKWGWVWANDEDHPWLLDPSGPFVETENWADQQIATLRAAGYEPTTRDEEDDYLGDYRKVFGDAGDDAWFLQRGRGAIPISDNGCGMTGWLIVVGPHRGELRDRDCAVNPPYEPYVDANGNRHTFRSWYLEWLEQRERAAR from the coding sequence ATGAACACGCACGTGCACTGGTCGGGAGTTCGAGAGCGCGTCATCGCAGTGGAGGAGGCCGAGCGTCGATCCCGTGGCCGTGGGCCGTCGCGATATCCGACGTTCGAAGCCGTCCTGACTCCCGCCGAGATCGCCGAGGTCGAAGCACAGTTCGGTGTCGCGCTCCCCGACGACTACCGCACGTTTCTGGCGGAGGTCGGAGCCGGCGGCCCCGGGCCGGCATTCGAGCTCACGTCGTTGCGCCGAATCGACGGGAAGTGGGGATGGGTCTGGGCGAACGACGAGGACCATCCCTGGCTGCTGGACCCCAGTGGGCCGTTCGTCGAGACGGAAAACTGGGCCGACCAGCAGATAGCGACCCTTCGCGCCGCCGGGTACGAACCCACCACACGTGACGAAGAGGACGACTATCTGGGCGACTACCGCAAGGTCTTCGGAGATGCCGGCGACGATGCCTGGTTCCTGCAACGCGGGCGGGGTGCGATCCCCATCAGCGACAACGGATGCGGGATGACCGGCTGGCTCATCGTCGTCGGCCCGCACCGCGGGGAACTCCGCGACCGCGACTGCGCGGTCAACCCGCCCTACGAGCCGTACGTCGATGCAAACGGAAACCGTCACACCTTCCGTAGTTGGTACCTCGAGTGGCTTGAGCAACGTGAGAGGGCAGCTCGGTGA
- a CDS encoding class I SAM-dependent methyltransferase — protein sequence MPETSVAHFYDELADYYHLIYSNWDASIRRQGDALDALIGQDCAAVLDCSCGIGTQAIGLALRAHRVTGTDLSPRAAARAAREAARQNLSLCTAAADMRRLPFPDGQFDVVVCADNSLPHLLTEQDVRAALAEMRRVLRPAGLLLVSTRPYDDLLRDRPASTPPQVHQAADGEERTVTFQLWHWHDDGEHYDLEHFQLLPAGGEWRVQVRRTTYWALGQDRLAGLAAEAGFADPGWRMPQETGFFQPLLVARASK from the coding sequence ATGCCCGAGACATCAGTGGCGCACTTCTACGACGAACTGGCCGACTACTACCATCTGATCTATTCAAACTGGGACGCGAGCATCCGCCGACAGGGGGACGCGCTGGACGCCCTGATCGGCCAGGATTGCGCGGCGGTGCTCGACTGCTCCTGTGGTATTGGCACGCAGGCCATCGGCCTGGCGCTGCGCGCGCACCGCGTCACCGGGACGGACCTCAGCCCCCGCGCCGCCGCCCGCGCTGCTCGTGAGGCCGCCCGCCAGAACCTGAGCCTGTGCACGGCCGCCGCCGACATGCGACGCCTCCCGTTTCCCGATGGCCAGTTCGACGTCGTCGTCTGCGCCGACAACTCGCTGCCTCACCTGCTGACGGAGCAGGATGTGCGCGCTGCCCTGGCCGAGATGCGCCGTGTGTTGCGTCCCGCCGGCCTGCTGCTGGTCAGCACACGCCCTTATGACGACCTGCTGCGCGACCGCCCTGCTTCGACGCCTCCACAAGTCCACCAGGCTGCCGACGGCGAAGAACGGACAGTCACCTTCCAGCTCTGGCACTGGCACGACGACGGCGAGCACTATGACTTGGAGCACTTCCAACTTCTTCCGGCAGGCGGAGAATGGCGCGTTCAGGTCCGCCGGACCACCTACTGGGCACTCGGCCAGGACCGGCTGGCCGGCCTCGCAGCCGAGGCCGGGTTTGCCGACCCCGGCTGGCGAATGCCGCAGGAGACAGGCTTCTTCCAGCCGCTGCTCGTGGCCCGCGCCAGCAAGTAG
- a CDS encoding dienelactone hydrolase family protein, with translation MTTMRARRDDPLDDFSPRAVGVDDVNKTVYVAGTGPGVILMPEMPGISPDVARLARWIRDAGFCVYLPSLFGVDGAYPTTEAGEAVVRRACVSAEFRAFAGGGTSPVVAWLRGLARIAHAECGGPGVGAVGLCFTGNFALTMALEPAVIAPVVNHPSLPLDDPGGLEIADEDAVALAERVERDGLKVLAYRFDNDRWCTGQRFAAYQALLGEAFDGRVLPADAANTNPPPFFRDVVGCAHSVVTAHFVDEQGHPTARARDEIITFLTEQLRR, from the coding sequence ATGACAACGATGCGAGCACGGCGCGACGACCCCTTGGACGACTTCTCCCCGAGAGCCGTCGGCGTCGATGACGTCAACAAGACCGTGTACGTCGCCGGGACAGGACCCGGCGTCATCCTGATGCCCGAGATGCCGGGCATCAGTCCCGACGTCGCGCGCCTGGCACGCTGGATACGCGATGCCGGCTTCTGTGTGTATCTGCCCTCTCTCTTCGGCGTCGACGGCGCCTACCCCACCACCGAGGCCGGCGAGGCCGTCGTGCGGCGCGCATGCGTCAGCGCCGAGTTCCGCGCGTTCGCCGGGGGCGGCACCAGTCCCGTCGTGGCGTGGCTGCGCGGCCTCGCGCGTATCGCGCACGCGGAGTGCGGTGGGCCGGGCGTCGGCGCGGTCGGGCTCTGCTTCACCGGCAACTTCGCGCTGACCATGGCACTCGAACCAGCCGTCATCGCCCCGGTCGTCAACCATCCCTCGCTGCCGCTCGACGACCCTGGAGGGCTGGAGATCGCAGATGAAGACGCTGTTGCCCTCGCCGAACGCGTCGAACGAGACGGACTGAAGGTGCTCGCCTACCGCTTCGACAACGACAGGTGGTGCACTGGTCAGCGCTTCGCGGCCTACCAAGCACTACTCGGCGAAGCGTTCGACGGACGCGTCCTTCCCGCCGACGCGGCGAACACGAACCCTCCGCCCTTCTTCCGCGACGTCGTCGGGTGCGCCCACAGCGTCGTCACGGCACATTTCGTGGACGAGCAGGGTCATCCGACGGCGCGTGCCCGTGATGAGATCATCACCTTCCTCACGGAGCAGCTCAGAAGATGA
- a CDS encoding GlxA family transcriptional regulator, with translation MKPLRLGVLAYPGCFASEVFGIPDLLAMADHIAAAHGSDRPPYEVSVVSPRRRVVAAGGSAIEVSALRPVDILIVPGFELSPGLDLDATLANLKPEVASIRSQAASGIAVVSICVGAFLVAEAGLLDGREATTAWLFADRFARRYANVKVRPEHLVVTDRGVTTTAAFSAMYDFALQLIREHDGLRVARSTARIALVDDARSTQAPYVDLELIPAVGREFSLGVKRWLDQNLGARHDLSALAEAFHVSTRTMLRRFGQEAGQTPLAYLQSARVRRARHLLETTDRTIARIAADLGYADTSTFSAIFARHTGQRPRDYRATFRRPVREAGRNAAQAPDLPAQEGVHLGAGRPDPVGGPVTEAEIP, from the coding sequence ATGAAACCGCTGCGCCTGGGTGTGCTCGCGTATCCCGGCTGCTTCGCCTCGGAGGTGTTCGGCATCCCCGACCTGCTGGCCATGGCCGATCACATTGCGGCGGCGCACGGGTCGGACCGACCGCCGTACGAGGTGTCCGTCGTCTCGCCGCGGCGGCGGGTGGTCGCGGCCGGCGGCTCGGCCATCGAGGTCTCGGCGCTGCGCCCCGTCGACATCCTGATCGTGCCGGGTTTTGAGCTTTCGCCCGGCCTCGATCTCGACGCGACGCTTGCGAACCTGAAGCCCGAGGTGGCGTCGATTCGGTCGCAGGCCGCCTCCGGTATCGCTGTCGTGTCGATCTGTGTCGGCGCCTTCCTCGTCGCCGAGGCGGGCCTGCTCGACGGGCGCGAGGCCACGACGGCCTGGCTGTTCGCGGATCGGTTCGCCCGTCGATACGCCAACGTCAAGGTGCGCCCCGAGCATCTGGTGGTCACCGACCGCGGTGTGACGACGACCGCCGCCTTCAGCGCCATGTACGACTTCGCACTCCAGTTGATCCGTGAGCACGACGGCCTCCGCGTCGCCCGCAGCACCGCGCGCATCGCGCTCGTCGACGACGCGCGCTCCACCCAGGCTCCCTACGTGGACCTGGAGCTGATACCCGCCGTCGGCCGTGAGTTCTCACTCGGTGTGAAGCGGTGGCTCGACCAGAATCTCGGGGCTCGCCACGACCTGTCCGCCCTCGCCGAAGCGTTTCACGTGAGCACGCGCACCATGCTCCGCCGCTTCGGTCAGGAGGCCGGTCAGACCCCGCTCGCGTACCTGCAGTCGGCTCGGGTCCGCAGGGCTCGTCATCTGTTGGAGACCACCGACAGGACCATCGCGCGCATCGCCGCCGACCTCGGGTACGCGGACACGAGCACCTTCAGCGCCATCTTCGCCCGGCACACGGGCCAGCGGCCGCGGGACTACCGTGCCACGTTCCGCCGGCCTGTTCGCGAAGCGGGCCGCAACGCCGCGCAGGCCCCTGACCTCCCGGCACAGGAAGGCGTCCACCTCGGCGCTGGACGCCCAGATCCGGTAGGAGGACCCGTAACTGAAGCGGAGATACCCTGA
- a CDS encoding DHCW motif cupin fold protein: MMDLADTPFGITDWSDVTPSVHAGDSGSATWRTREFGSVRVRMVEYSPGYVADHWCSRGHILLVLEGTLTTELANGEIVTIKAGDSYQVGNDTQPHRSSTQEGARLFVVD; encoded by the coding sequence ATGATGGATTTGGCTGACACACCCTTCGGAATCACTGACTGGTCGGACGTCACCCCTTCAGTGCATGCAGGCGACTCGGGGAGCGCGACCTGGCGCACACGTGAATTCGGTTCCGTGCGCGTTCGGATGGTGGAGTACAGCCCCGGCTACGTGGCCGATCACTGGTGCAGTCGGGGCCACATCCTGCTGGTCCTAGAAGGAACACTCACCACCGAACTGGCAAACGGTGAAATCGTCACCATCAAGGCCGGCGACAGCTATCAGGTCGGAAACGACACGCAGCCACACCGCTCAAGCACGCAAGAAGGCGCCCGTCTGTTCGTTGTCGACTGA
- a CDS encoding DUF2867 domain-containing protein has product MRLPTTAHTSRPWRIHEIAGDFRVEDVWVLPTPGGPDDFPHLVRQIANGARDGATTSSPSPVYRLLFAVRWKLGRLLGWDKAGSGIGTRVPTLRDRLPADLREGPRGPDARSGPFTSLYQLHDEWAAETANRTVHAVMHIGWVPDEAGGYRGQMAVLVKPNGLLGTAYMAAIKPFRYVAVYPALLRAMGRTWQASAGERSAG; this is encoded by the coding sequence ATGAGACTCCCCACAACGGCGCACACGTCCCGCCCTTGGCGGATCCACGAGATCGCCGGTGACTTTCGCGTCGAGGATGTCTGGGTGCTGCCGACACCGGGCGGTCCCGACGACTTCCCGCACCTGGTCCGCCAGATCGCGAACGGGGCGAGAGACGGGGCCACCACCTCCTCCCCCTCCCCGGTGTACCGCCTGCTCTTCGCGGTTCGCTGGAAGCTCGGGAGGCTGCTCGGCTGGGACAAAGCCGGCTCCGGCATAGGCACCCGGGTGCCGACGCTGCGCGACCGGTTGCCGGCCGACCTCCGCGAGGGTCCGCGGGGGCCCGATGCCCGCTCGGGTCCGTTCACCTCCCTCTACCAACTGCACGACGAGTGGGCGGCCGAGACGGCCAACCGGACCGTGCACGCGGTGATGCACATCGGCTGGGTCCCGGACGAGGCCGGTGGCTACCGCGGCCAGATGGCCGTCCTGGTGAAGCCGAACGGGCTGCTCGGCACCGCATACATGGCCGCTATCAAGCCCTTCCGATACGTGGCGGTGTATCCGGCGCTGCTTCGAGCAATGGGACGCACGTGGCAGGCGAGTGCCGGCGAAAGGAGCGCGGGATGA
- a CDS encoding GNAT family N-acetyltransferase: MPVLRQARVSDHGTIIACVQQWWADSRTPAQARELSLLLPKLFLQFFSGTSLVLEDEAAGIRAFLIGFHAADNDEEAYIHFVGVDPKLRGQGAARRLYTAFFQHAAEAGRTEVRAITSPGNTGSIAFHRAMGFSLESGDREVDGLPLHSDYDGPGLDRVCFYRKLAL; the protein is encoded by the coding sequence ATGCCAGTGTTGCGACAGGCCCGCGTCTCCGACCACGGCACGATCATCGCATGTGTGCAGCAGTGGTGGGCGGACTCACGTACCCCCGCGCAGGCCCGCGAGCTGTCGCTGCTGCTCCCCAAGCTGTTCTTGCAGTTTTTCTCCGGCACCAGCCTGGTCCTGGAGGACGAAGCCGCCGGCATCAGGGCGTTCCTCATTGGTTTTCACGCCGCCGACAACGACGAAGAGGCGTACATCCACTTCGTGGGAGTGGATCCCAAGCTTCGTGGGCAGGGGGCTGCTCGGCGTCTGTACACGGCCTTCTTCCAGCATGCCGCCGAAGCCGGCCGCACAGAGGTGCGTGCGATTACCTCGCCGGGAAACACCGGCTCCATCGCCTTTCACCGCGCTATGGGATTCAGCCTCGAAAGTGGGGACCGAGAGGTCGATGGTCTGCCCCTGCACAGTGACTACGACGGTCCTGGGCTCGACCGGGTGTGCTTCTACAGGAAGTTGGCGCTCTGA
- a CDS encoding NAD(P)-dependent alcohol dehydrogenase, translating into MKAIVQDAYGPPEGLRVEEIAQPEPGSGEVLIQVRAASVDPGVWHLTTGQPYLLRALGFGLRAPKVRVRGMDVAGRVQAVGPGVTRFQPGDEVYGTCDGSFAEYACARQDRLARKPGNAGFEQAAVVPVSGCTALQALRDVGRLRSGQSVLVIGAGGGVGTFAVQLAKALGAGHVTGVCSDATAELVRSLGADEVIDYRRQDPTDGTRRYDLVLDIAGNRPLARLRRVLSRGGTLVMVGGEDGGKWFGGMGRLLRALLLSPFTGQRLRGFFSTQSHEDLRLLAELIEAGAMTPVVDRTYPLADVPEAIGYLRSGRARGKIAVSV; encoded by the coding sequence GTGAAGGCCATCGTCCAAGACGCCTACGGACCGCCCGAGGGCCTGCGTGTCGAAGAGATCGCACAGCCGGAGCCCGGTAGCGGCGAGGTGCTCATCCAGGTCCGGGCGGCATCCGTCGACCCGGGCGTCTGGCACCTCACCACGGGCCAGCCATATCTGCTGCGTGCCCTCGGGTTCGGGCTGCGGGCGCCCAAGGTACGCGTCCGGGGCATGGATGTCGCGGGACGTGTGCAGGCGGTCGGCCCGGGCGTCACCCGCTTCCAGCCGGGCGACGAGGTGTACGGCACCTGCGACGGGTCGTTCGCCGAGTATGCCTGCGCCAGGCAGGACAGGCTCGCCCGCAAGCCCGGCAACGCCGGCTTCGAGCAGGCGGCCGTCGTCCCGGTTTCCGGCTGCACAGCCCTCCAGGCGCTGCGCGATGTCGGGCGACTGCGGTCCGGGCAGAGCGTCCTCGTCATCGGCGCCGGTGGCGGCGTGGGCACCTTCGCGGTGCAACTGGCCAAGGCCCTCGGGGCCGGCCATGTCACCGGTGTCTGCAGCGACGCCACAGCGGAGTTGGTCCGCTCCCTCGGCGCCGACGAGGTGATCGACTACAGGCGTCAGGACCCCACCGACGGCACCCGCCGCTACGATCTCGTCCTCGACATCGCCGGCAACCGCCCCCTGGCCCGGCTGCGCCGCGTCCTCAGCCGCGGCGGGACGCTGGTCATGGTCGGCGGTGAGGACGGCGGGAAGTGGTTCGGCGGCATGGGCCGACTCCTGCGAGCACTGCTGCTGTCTCCGTTCACCGGCCAGCGCCTCCGCGGCTTCTTCTCCACGCAGAGCCACGAGGACCTGCGGCTCCTCGCGGAGCTCATCGAGGCGGGCGCGATGACACCCGTCGTCGACCGGACCTACCCGCTGGCCGACGTTCCGGAGGCAATCGGCTACCTGAGGAGTGGTCGCGCACGCGGGAAAATAGCCGTCAGCGTCTGA
- a CDS encoding helix-turn-helix transcriptional regulator: MVRPTRVTNTIRALRFANGEMTQAELARRIGVTRQTVIAIEQGRYSPTLEMAFQIARVFRVPLEEVFQYPGTDESGAIEGEGK; encoded by the coding sequence GTGGTGAGGCCGACCAGGGTCACCAATACGATCCGGGCGCTGCGCTTCGCCAACGGCGAGATGACCCAGGCCGAACTCGCCCGCCGCATCGGCGTGACACGCCAGACCGTCATCGCCATCGAGCAGGGCCGCTATTCGCCCACCCTGGAGATGGCCTTCCAGATCGCCCGAGTGTTCCGCGTCCCGCTCGAAGAGGTTTTCCAGTACCCCGGAACCGATGAATCCGGCGCAATTGAGGGAGAGGGCAAGTGA
- a CDS encoding ABC transporter ATP-binding protein encodes MTRTRGIRRADQRQVLWRFRGYGLPYLGTLFLGLGLRICEMAADLAAPWPIAAVVDRVLGMASAHNPLAHLIGIFGAGKATMLATAAGAVILIAAVSGVFDYVGDRVMNGVGERMSVAIRTDAYGHLQRLPMSYHDRQAVGESTSRIITDCARIKDSLVALFATLLPAMLSVVSFAIALLWLDWRFGLIGIGCIPLVYVIGAHNRRLGHQTARREREAEGRLAAQVTQTLHGIRTVHSFGRQDLHDHHFAVESEGALQAGLATTRVQALRVPLLELATAGGTALLVWIGGSGVLNHWWSVGQLVVAISYLNSMVSPIKSLSRLSVTFAQGQASGERVLAILDEPRSPARSEAGLPVRTAGRIDFRRVSMAYGPRQALRDLDLTVLPGERVALTGPNGAGKSTSLALIAGLYPPTLGSVAIDGRATTELPESWLHRQVSVVLQDTYLFPGTLAENIRYGRPDADDADVATVARAALVTDFAQHLPDGLATRIGDRGTGLSGGQRQRVGIARALLADAPIVLLDEPTSGLDADAERLVIGALRRLVVGRTVVMTTHRPALLDVATRTVRLTATPPTSGRRDELPRRTAVRIFG; translated from the coding sequence ATGACCCGCACCCGGGGTATACGGCGCGCGGACCAGCGACAGGTCCTGTGGCGGTTCCGCGGCTACGGCCTGCCGTACCTGGGCACGCTCTTCCTCGGCCTGGGCCTGCGGATCTGCGAGATGGCCGCCGACCTCGCCGCGCCGTGGCCGATCGCGGCCGTGGTCGACCGGGTCCTCGGCATGGCCTCTGCGCACAACCCGCTCGCCCACCTGATCGGCATCTTCGGCGCCGGAAAAGCGACGATGCTCGCCACCGCGGCCGGGGCGGTCATACTGATCGCGGCCGTCTCCGGCGTGTTCGACTACGTCGGCGACCGAGTGATGAACGGCGTCGGCGAACGAATGAGCGTGGCGATCCGCACCGACGCCTACGGCCATCTGCAGCGGCTACCGATGAGCTATCACGACCGGCAGGCTGTTGGCGAGTCGACCAGCCGGATCATCACCGACTGTGCCCGCATCAAGGACAGCCTGGTCGCCCTGTTCGCGACGCTCCTCCCCGCCATGCTCTCGGTCGTCAGCTTCGCCATCGCACTCCTATGGCTGGACTGGCGGTTCGGCCTGATCGGCATCGGCTGTATCCCGCTCGTCTACGTGATCGGGGCACACAACCGCAGGCTCGGCCACCAGACGGCACGCCGTGAACGCGAGGCCGAGGGCCGGCTTGCCGCACAGGTCACCCAAACCCTGCACGGCATCCGCACGGTGCACTCCTTCGGCCGCCAGGATCTGCACGACCACCACTTCGCGGTGGAGAGCGAGGGCGCGCTACAGGCCGGGCTGGCAACGACCCGGGTACAGGCGCTCCGGGTACCACTGCTGGAGCTGGCGACGGCCGGCGGCACCGCGCTGCTGGTGTGGATCGGCGGATCGGGGGTGCTGAACCACTGGTGGAGCGTCGGCCAGCTGGTGGTCGCGATCAGCTACCTCAACAGCATGGTCTCGCCGATCAAGTCGCTCTCCCGTCTGTCCGTCACCTTCGCCCAGGGTCAGGCCTCTGGTGAGCGCGTCCTGGCCATCCTGGACGAGCCGCGCAGCCCGGCGCGGAGCGAGGCCGGGCTGCCCGTTCGAACGGCCGGGCGGATCGACTTCCGGCGCGTGTCGATGGCCTACGGGCCCCGGCAGGCGCTGCGCGACCTGGACCTGACCGTCCTTCCCGGCGAACGGGTCGCGCTGACCGGCCCGAACGGCGCCGGCAAATCCACCTCACTCGCTCTGATCGCGGGCCTGTATCCGCCCACCCTGGGTTCGGTGGCGATCGACGGCCGTGCGACCACCGAACTCCCGGAGTCGTGGCTGCACCGGCAGGTCTCGGTCGTACTCCAGGACACCTACCTGTTCCCCGGCACCCTGGCCGAGAACATCCGCTACGGGCGACCGGACGCTGACGACGCCGATGTGGCCACGGTGGCCCGGGCCGCGCTCGTCACCGACTTCGCGCAGCACCTTCCGGACGGTCTGGCCACCCGGATCGGTGACCGCGGGACCGGCCTGTCGGGTGGCCAGCGCCAGCGGGTGGGGATCGCCCGCGCGCTGCTTGCCGACGCGCCCATCGTCCTGCTGGACGAACCGACGTCCGGCCTCGACGCGGACGCCGAGCGGCTGGTGATCGGTGCCCTGCGGCGGCTGGTCGTCGGCCGCACGGTGGTCATGACCACACACCGCCCTGCACTGCTGGACGTGGCGACCCGCACGGTCCGGCTCACTGCGACGCCGCCTACGTCAGGACGTCGGGACGAGCTCCCGCGCCGGACGGCCGTCCGCATTTTCGGCTAG
- a CDS encoding DUF1611 domain-containing protein, with translation MKELFTAKWSHVTRTVPDAGQCRLGVPSVPRRLGDLVVTQVTKVGAHEHLEDAHGRRLKLHRGDLLVGACGNRYATDVYEGYHRHGPKAHLLTAGGVIGVAVSWHTGCPPPTELDVLGPLTDGHGRPLSLEHFARPRPPSKPQSQPPAQPPTVAVVGSSMNSGKTTTAAGLISGWTRAGLVAGAAKVTGSGSGKDRWAYIDAGARHVVDFLDFGMSSTFGYPPERLLRTMGAMRDALGRDGAEAIVLEIADGLLQEESRRLVGQLPAICRGAVLAVGDALAARAGVDLLDAVAVPVLAVSGLITASPLASREAEAATGLPVLSPSQLAGGAAVDLLAERIPAT, from the coding sequence ATGAAAGAGCTGTTCACCGCGAAGTGGAGCCACGTCACGCGCACAGTGCCTGATGCGGGGCAATGCCGACTCGGCGTACCGTCCGTGCCGCGACGCCTCGGCGACCTGGTGGTGACTCAGGTCACCAAGGTTGGAGCTCACGAGCATCTGGAGGACGCACACGGCCGCAGACTGAAGCTCCACAGGGGCGATCTACTGGTGGGCGCTTGCGGCAACCGGTATGCAACCGACGTCTACGAGGGCTACCACCGGCACGGCCCGAAGGCGCACTTGCTTACCGCGGGCGGGGTGATCGGCGTCGCCGTCTCCTGGCACACCGGCTGCCCGCCGCCGACCGAGCTCGATGTCCTCGGACCGCTGACGGATGGCCACGGGCGTCCCTTGTCACTGGAGCACTTCGCACGGCCGCGGCCGCCGTCCAAGCCGCAGTCGCAGCCGCCCGCGCAACCGCCGACGGTAGCGGTCGTCGGCTCGTCGATGAACTCGGGGAAGACCACCACAGCGGCCGGGTTGATCAGCGGCTGGACGCGCGCAGGCCTGGTCGCCGGAGCGGCGAAGGTCACCGGCTCCGGCAGCGGCAAGGACCGCTGGGCCTACATCGACGCCGGTGCCCGGCATGTCGTGGACTTCCTCGACTTCGGGATGTCCTCGACCTTCGGCTATCCGCCCGAACGGCTGCTGAGGACCATGGGGGCGATGCGCGACGCGCTCGGCCGCGACGGTGCCGAAGCGATCGTGCTGGAGATCGCCGACGGCCTGCTGCAGGAGGAGTCGCGCCGACTGGTCGGCCAACTGCCGGCCATCTGCCGTGGGGCGGTACTCGCGGTGGGTGATGCGCTCGCCGCACGCGCCGGGGTCGATCTGCTTGATGCGGTCGCGGTGCCGGTGCTGGCGGTCAGCGGGCTGATCACGGCAAGCCCGCTGGCGTCCCGGGAGGCGGAGGCGGCCACCGGTCTGCCGGTGCTCTCGCCCAGCCAGCTGGCCGGCGGCGCGGCTGTGGACCTGCTCGCCGAGAGGATACCCGCGACATGA